A stretch of the Phycisphaerae bacterium genome encodes the following:
- a CDS encoding ABC transporter ATP-binding protein, giving the protein MENENTIVQVRDLSKKFGKILALDKIDLDISRGQIIGLLGANGAGKSTLLRHIIGLYLADEGQCKTFGTNAEKLSPIELGKIGYVHQEGELLGWMTAGQLIRYVSAYYKNWNHELEEKYIADFGISIKTKVGTLSPGQRQQLAILLAIGFEPELLILDEPASGLDPIARSQFLDLLLQIIQDEKHTIIISSHILSDVEKVIDHTLIMRQGKILRDCSFDRLQEEFLRFTITSLNGPLPANLPFENIISCQRDNDKAVITVQNNTEEQLRDAAKKLNSEIQVRMLTLEDLYKIVVNQK; this is encoded by the coding sequence ATCGACCTTGATATCTCCCGCGGACAAATCATCGGTCTTCTCGGCGCAAACGGCGCCGGCAAAAGCACATTACTGCGGCATATAATCGGTTTGTATCTTGCCGATGAAGGCCAGTGTAAAACTTTTGGAACTAACGCCGAGAAACTTTCTCCAATCGAACTTGGAAAAATCGGATACGTTCATCAGGAAGGCGAACTTCTCGGCTGGATGACGGCAGGGCAGTTGATTCGTTATGTCAGCGCATATTATAAAAACTGGAATCACGAGCTTGAGGAAAAATATATCGCCGATTTCGGCATTTCCATAAAAACCAAAGTTGGAACTCTATCGCCCGGCCAGCGGCAGCAGCTCGCGATTTTGCTCGCGATTGGTTTTGAGCCGGAGCTTCTAATTCTCGATGAGCCCGCTTCCGGGCTTGACCCGATTGCAAGAAGTCAATTTCTCGATTTACTCCTGCAGATAATCCAGGATGAAAAACACACCATAATTATTTCATCGCACATTTTAAGCGATGTTGAAAAGGTAATTGACCATACTTTGATTATGCGCCAGGGTAAAATTCTTCGCGATTGCAGTTTCGACCGGCTGCAGGAAGAATTTTTACGTTTTACAATCACTTCCCTAAACGGCCCGCTGCCCGCGAATTTGCCATTTGAAAATATTATAAGCTGCCAAAGAGATAATGATAAAGCGGTGATAACCGTGCAGAATAATACGGAAGAACAATTGCGCGATGCGGCAAAAAAACTCAATTCTGAAATTCAAGTCAGAATGCTGACGCTGGAAGATTTGTATAAAATCGTAGTTAACCAGAAATAA
- the speB gene encoding agmatinase: MKQQTNFGDLPQRYCAYDKAKIVILPAPFDATSTWIKGADKGPDAIIEASANMETYDIETDSEVYKQGIFTDKPIKEKKSAEKMVAELKARTLQHIKNKKYVVTLGGEHSISAASIQAHVESFDNVSVIQFDAHADLREEYHGTKYNHACVMARAREIAPIVQVGIRSGDICERSSIRKKNNVFLAQDIHDNNKWFDKCLKKLTKNVYLTIDLDAFDPAILPATGTPEPGGLGWYQVLDFLRLLMKKKNVVGFDIVELCPNPKNKASDFLAAKLVYKLLSYRFCLK, from the coding sequence ATGAAACAGCAAACTAATTTTGGCGACCTGCCGCAAAGATACTGTGCTTACGATAAAGCAAAAATAGTTATTCTGCCCGCCCCGTTCGATGCCACAAGCACATGGATAAAAGGCGCCGACAAAGGACCTGATGCGATTATCGAAGCCTCGGCGAATATGGAAACCTACGATATCGAAACCGATTCTGAGGTTTATAAACAGGGCATATTCACGGACAAGCCGATAAAAGAAAAAAAATCAGCTGAAAAAATGGTCGCTGAATTAAAAGCCAGGACTCTTCAGCACATCAAAAATAAAAAATATGTCGTTACGCTCGGCGGCGAACATTCCATCAGCGCAGCTTCCATTCAGGCACATGTGGAGTCTTTTGATAATGTTTCGGTTATTCAATTTGACGCTCACGCGGACCTGCGGGAAGAATATCACGGCACGAAATACAATCACGCCTGCGTAATGGCCAGGGCAAGAGAAATCGCACCGATAGTTCAGGTCGGAATCAGAAGCGGAGATATCTGCGAAAGAAGCTCAATTCGCAAAAAAAATAATGTTTTTCTGGCTCAAGATATCCACGATAACAATAAATGGTTCGATAAATGTCTGAAAAAACTTACCAAAAATGTTTATTTGACAATAGACCTTGACGCTTTCGACCCCGCCATACTGCCGGCCACCGGCACACCTGAGCCGGGCGGTCTGGGCTGGTATCAGGTTCTGGATTTTCTCAGGTTATTGATGAAAAAGAAAAATGTAGTTGGATTCGATATTGTCGAGTTGTGTCCCAATCCGAAGAATAAAGCGTCCGACTTTTTAGCGGCAAAACTGGTTTATAAACTATTAAGCTATAGATTTTGTCTTAAATAA
- a CDS encoding DUF6263 family protein has translation MKLQRMISVVMCVVFLAAAVCPAAQDKVDLKLRLKAGASHEMKMTQTQDIAQTMNGSEMKMKQMHEMVMGMDVLSVDANGVMDIRMTYKSMKMAIDGPMGHMESDSANPKPADPNKPHEKIMNAMASVMVGCQFEMKVKPTGEAYDVRGTKEMLAKVKEKISNGSEMRGVDKFIDKMFDEKQIKELTGNMMGVFPAEPVAVGDTWYDSKSINFIMPIDVDTTYMFKQSKDGIAYIDTAAKMDMGDSSKLLEIDPNNKMSMQIAGTMNATSEVDEKTGLTRKSNMTMNFSGIVKMEANEQMPDGMTIPMTIKGDMVVELIK, from the coding sequence ATGAAGCTTCAAAGAATGATTTCAGTTGTTATGTGTGTGGTTTTTCTGGCAGCGGCTGTTTGTCCGGCTGCGCAGGATAAAGTCGACCTGAAATTGCGTCTTAAGGCAGGAGCATCTCACGAAATGAAAATGACCCAGACGCAGGACATCGCCCAGACGATGAACGGTTCGGAAATGAAGATGAAACAGATGCATGAAATGGTTATGGGGATGGATGTCCTGAGCGTTGACGCTAACGGCGTTATGGACATCCGGATGACCTATAAGTCTATGAAAATGGCGATAGATGGTCCAATGGGACATATGGAGTCTGATTCCGCAAATCCAAAACCCGCCGACCCAAACAAGCCGCATGAAAAAATCATGAATGCCATGGCCTCGGTTATGGTAGGTTGTCAATTCGAGATGAAGGTTAAGCCTACGGGTGAGGCTTATGATGTTCGCGGCACAAAGGAAATGCTCGCAAAAGTAAAAGAAAAAATATCAAACGGTTCAGAAATGCGGGGAGTGGACAAATTTATCGACAAAATGTTCGATGAAAAGCAAATTAAGGAACTAACCGGAAATATGATGGGAGTTTTTCCGGCAGAGCCTGTGGCTGTCGGCGATACGTGGTACGACTCTAAAAGCATAAATTTCATTATGCCGATAGATGTCGATACAACTTATATGTTTAAGCAGTCTAAGGATGGTATTGCTTATATTGATACTGCCGCCAAAATGGACATGGGCGACAGTTCCAAGCTTCTCGAAATAGACCCGAACAACAAGATGTCTATGCAAATAGCCGGCACAATGAACGCAACAAGCGAAGTTGACGAAAAGACCGGCCTTACCCGCAAAAGTAATATGACGATGAATTTTTCGGGCATAGTAAAGATGGAAGCAAATGAGCAGATGCCGGATGGAATGACCATACCGATGACTATTAAGGGAGATATGGTTGTTGAATTGATTAAATAA
- a CDS encoding arginine decarboxylase, pyruvoyl-dependent has protein sequence MPNFSTDCMVPSRVFLTKGVGRHRYQLKSFEEALRQAGVANQNLVQVSSILPPKCKIISKENGLKELVPGSITFCVMARCDTNEHGRLIATSVGMALPKDKNNWGYLSEVHGNGMNEKQAGDMAEDLAAEMLGTTLGLEVDPNTAWSEREQVYKSTGLIIRTSNVTQAARGQKGVWTTTVAIAMFLFD, from the coding sequence ATGCCAAATTTTTCGACTGATTGCATGGTGCCCTCGAGAGTTTTTCTGACAAAAGGCGTCGGAAGACACAGATACCAGTTAAAATCCTTTGAGGAAGCACTTCGACAGGCGGGCGTTGCCAATCAAAATCTCGTACAGGTTTCCTCGATTCTTCCTCCAAAGTGTAAAATCATCAGCAAGGAAAACGGATTAAAAGAGCTTGTTCCCGGCTCCATTACTTTTTGTGTTATGGCCAGATGCGACACAAACGAGCATGGCAGACTCATCGCCACTTCTGTCGGAATGGCTTTGCCGAAGGACAAAAATAACTGGGGCTACCTCAGTGAAGTGCATGGCAACGGAATGAACGAAAAACAGGCCGGCGATATGGCGGAAGACCTTGCAGCCGAAATGCTCGGCACCACACTTGGTTTGGAAGTTGACCCCAATACCGCATGGAGCGAGAGGGAACAGGTTTATAAGTCAACGGGCCTTATCATAAGAACTTCAAACGTCACACAGGCTGCAAGAGGTCAAAAAGGTGTGTGGACTACCACCGTTGCAATCGCAATGTTCCTGTTTGATTAA